One Thalassotalea atypica DNA window includes the following coding sequences:
- the mnmA gene encoding tRNA 2-thiouridine(34) synthase MnmA — protein sequence MTSSNQTVNIESTLGPNAKAPQDTRVIVGMSGGVDSSVSAYLLLEQGFQVEGLFMKNWEEDDNDEYCAAAEDLKDAQAVCDKLGIKLHTINFATEYWDNVFEYFLAEYKAGRTPNPDIMCNKEIKFKAFLEFACEDLGADYIATGHYVRREYRDDKWLMIRGLDNNKDQSYFLYTLSHKQVGQTLFPVGNIEKPEVRAIAEKAGLVTHNKKDSTGICFIGERKFKDFLQKFLPAQPGIIESAEGVEVGKHDGLMYHTLGQRKGLRIGGLAAAGEEPWYVVEKDLKRNVLIVGQGHNHPRLFSKGLIANQLHWVKRDEITESFTCTVKTRYRQDDVECTVKPLIDSANDDPTFEIMFDEPQSSVTPGQSVVFYQDDVCLGGGIIDTLIR from the coding sequence AGGCGTTGATTCATCAGTTTCAGCCTATCTTTTACTTGAACAAGGGTTTCAAGTTGAAGGATTGTTTATGAAAAACTGGGAAGAAGATGACAATGATGAATATTGCGCCGCTGCTGAAGACTTAAAAGATGCACAAGCCGTTTGTGACAAACTTGGCATTAAATTACACACCATTAATTTTGCCACGGAATATTGGGATAACGTTTTTGAATACTTTCTCGCCGAATATAAAGCGGGTCGTACGCCCAATCCTGACATCATGTGTAATAAAGAAATTAAATTTAAAGCTTTCTTAGAATTTGCTTGTGAAGATTTAGGCGCTGATTATATTGCTACCGGTCATTACGTTCGTCGCGAGTACCGTGATGATAAATGGCTCATGATCCGCGGTTTAGACAACAACAAAGATCAAAGCTACTTTTTGTATACTTTAAGTCACAAACAAGTTGGCCAAACGCTATTTCCTGTTGGCAATATTGAGAAACCTGAAGTACGAGCTATTGCCGAGAAAGCAGGTTTAGTGACGCACAACAAGAAAGATAGCACGGGCATCTGTTTTATTGGCGAACGTAAGTTCAAAGATTTTTTACAAAAATTCCTACCTGCTCAGCCTGGCATCATTGAATCAGCAGAAGGCGTTGAAGTAGGCAAGCACGATGGTTTGATGTATCACACACTAGGACAACGTAAAGGACTTCGCATTGGTGGTTTAGCTGCTGCGGGTGAAGAACCATGGTATGTCGTTGAAAAAGATTTAAAACGCAATGTATTAATTGTAGGGCAAGGACATAATCACCCTCGACTATTTTCTAAAGGTTTAATCGCCAATCAATTACATTGGGTGAAGCGAGACGAAATTACAGAAAGTTTCACTTGCACCGTGAAAACTCGTTACCGTCAAGACGATGTTGAATGTACGGTTAAGCCACTAATTGATAGCGCAAATGATGATCCAACTTTTGAAATAATGTTTGATGAGCCACAAAGCTCGGTAACACCTGGACAGTCTGTTGTGTTTTACCAAGATGACGTATGCCTTGGTGGCGGTATAATTGACACACTGATCCGTTAA
- the hflD gene encoding high frequency lysogenization protein HflD → MNFSTQMNEQTVTFAAICQIASAVQKISRTGEYNEEALALLLNGITVTSPKNTLDVYGSDAENVKEGLQVLINHLGDENKQKDPELTRYIVSLLNLERRLSKNKKQLSQLGERISQAKRQQDHYDITSDTMLNSLASIYSDLISPLGARIQVAGEPAILKQEANQHKIRALLLAGIRSAVLWRQVGGKRRNILFARSKILNCAKNILNQIH, encoded by the coding sequence ATGAATTTTTCAACGCAGATGAACGAACAAACCGTTACTTTCGCCGCTATTTGTCAAATAGCTAGCGCGGTACAAAAAATTTCACGTACAGGCGAATACAATGAAGAAGCTTTAGCTCTTTTGTTAAATGGTATTACCGTGACATCGCCAAAAAACACCCTAGACGTGTATGGCAGTGATGCCGAAAATGTGAAAGAAGGCCTACAAGTTTTAATCAATCACTTAGGTGACGAAAACAAGCAAAAAGATCCTGAGTTAACTCGCTACATTGTTAGTTTGCTCAATTTAGAACGACGCTTAAGCAAGAACAAAAAGCAATTGAGCCAATTGGGTGAGCGAATCAGCCAAGCAAAACGTCAACAAGATCACTACGACATCACCAGCGATACCATGTTGAACAGTCTCGCTAGTATTTACAGTGATTTAATCAGCCCGTTAGGGGCCAGAATTCAAGTGGCTGGTGAACCCGCTATTTTAAAACAGGAGGCCAATCAACATAAGATCAGAGCCTTGCTGTTAGCAGGAATTCGCAGCGCCGTGCTATGGCGTCAAGTAGGCGGAAAACGTAGAAACATTTTATTTGCACGTTCTAAAATATTGAACTGTGCGAAAAATATATTAAATCAAATACATTAA